The following is a genomic window from Bufo gargarizans isolate SCDJY-AF-19 chromosome 10, ASM1485885v1, whole genome shotgun sequence.
TCAGGTTGTCAGCAACCTGTAGCCTTGAATCCTCGATTGCCTGATCCACAGAAAGAGTCCTCTCTGCATCTCTCCGCCGTAGGGACAGAAAGCACACTGGAAGGTGGAGGGGTCCTTCTAACCTTTGTTTCCTGTCCCAAGAGGGTCAGGATGGAAGAAGTGGAAATAAAAGCTACATTTTAGAGTATATTTAGCACCTTGTTGCACAGAGAGGAGCCCCCTCAACCCCATAAATATCAGTGCACTTCATTTCCAGTACTTTATAAAGTCTTTCCCTTCAACGTTCAACTAATAGTGCCAGAGCTCTCCCAATTCCTTTACTGAGTGTAAGTTACCATTGTGCCCAATAGGTTACAGATCCAGTTCCTACAAGCCTTCTCGCTAACATCACACTTGCCATTCCTCTCCTACACAATAAATCTGTGCGCCCAGGCTGCTGTAATCACAGGATTTTATCCGTTAGCAAGACAGCTTGACAGCCAAATATCTAGTAATTCTCCGGGCAAGACTGAGTACAGCATCTGTCTGCTCCTGACATCAACAGGGAGGAGTAATTCACGTCTCCTCCTGCTCTCTCCCatacttacataaataaagtatacaaccTGCAAGTTAACAAGGCTACCAATCACGATGAAGCACTCATTTTAATAAAGGATTAGTCATTTAAATGTACACACTGGGAGAGCATACCCTTAAGGTCTTTATGTGGATTACTGGTGGTACTCGTTAATAAACGGAGGCTGAACCATTGCTGCAGTGTGTTAACACATGTACAGggcttaaggtactttcacactagcttttttttttctggcacacTCAGTTCCGTCTCAGgggtcagttttatccccatgcattctgaatggagagaaatccgtctttttgactgttcaggacgcagataataccgcagcatgctacggttttatccccgcccaaaaaacggaagacttgcctgaatgccggatttttttttctccataggaatgtattagtgccagatcctgcACTCAAAATACgcatgcatgcgcagaccggaaaaaagAAGCAAACCGGGAACAAAATATTCTTGAGGGTTATCCcattattaatgtaaaaaatgaaaatcagacattacacagtacatgacaatctcctaACAAAGccggaaccagccctgtacctcacatggatccagagatctccctatacattgctctactagatttatatcaagctgccgACTCAGGGAGTGTTCCCTTTCTCAGGGGCATGTTCTGTCTGCTGCAGCCGAAGGATGGAGCTTAGCATGTGCGTCCgtctcagtgagatggacagagaaatcagaagagcaaacagcaggtggcgctatacagatagatgatattgaataactcagtggctatgctaaatgtttaTTTAAACGcacttacaaaagtattcaggttcAGGAGGACAATATTTTCATGGGACAGCCTCTAAAACTGACTGGTGCCATCAGAAATGCTAAAAACCTCAtacatatttttctctttatttttatgaacAGAACATACAAAGGCATTTACACACACATTACTACTTAAGAAACGGTCCCTCTCCTCTCTGTAATCAGTCCACATGCGCTCATCACTTGCCCTTCTTAAACTTCCTAGATGGAGTGCTTGCAGTTTTTGCCTTTTTCTTGGCAGATCCTTTAGCGTCATTTTCCTTCCTTTTAGTTGAACTGATGGATCCAGTCACCTTAAAGAAGTCATCTAGTCGGCCCTGTGTACTGCCATGACGGTTCTTAGTCAGCTTCTTGGCTCCATTGCGTATACGGTCTTCACTAAACTGCTTTTCTCCACACATAAAGGCCACCAGAGCATCCTCCTCTGGATCGGTCCACTTCAGCTCCACACCATTTACATCAACCACCTCAGGCTCTAAGAAGAGCTGGCGAGCCTCTTTGTGCAGCCAATTTTCAGGCACAGGGTATTTCTTTAGGTCAATGTTATCCATCATCTCCTCTATACTTTTATGCTGCCGGATGAGATCGATAGCCCTTTTTGGACCAATACCACGAATGGTCTCACAGTAGTCACTGCCCAGCAGTATACAGAGGTCAATAAACTGGTCTTGTGTCATACCTACATCCTCCAGAATCCGGTTCAGATGAAACTCTTGGATCGGCAGCTTTTTGGCCTCACTAGTGGTGAGGTGACGCAGAAGCAGAGGAGTACCAAAAGTCAAGGCATCCATATCTTCAGTGGCTGCAGCGTACACTTTTCCAGCTTTCACCAAAGCAGCACACGTGGCCTCGGCCTCACAAGGCGCATCTACGTAGGGGATTCCCATTAACGAAAGCAGTTTTTTGCACTCGTCATTGTGTTGCTTTGTCACCTTCACAAGCCTCTTATTGAATTTCTCAATGTTCTCCACTTCACCTGCTTCTTGGGCGGCCTCCAGCTGTTTCTCGGCTTCTGCCCTCCTTTCACTCCGCTTGGCCAGCTCACCCGACTTCAGATGCGGTGGCTTCCCATCAAATACGTAAACGGGCTTGATGCCGTGCTCCACCATACGTATAGTGCGATAGAACATACCCATTAAGTGACTGGTGGTTTCACCTTCCTCGTTCTGAAGCATGTTACCATCCTGCCGCACGGCTATAAGAAACTGGTAGATGCACATAGACGCGTCCACCGCCACTTTACGTCCAAAGTAACTCTTTATGTCGTTCTCTTTTATGGCTCCGGGAGCCACATCGGCGATCAGTTTAGCCAGGCCTTGAATTCCCATTGCAGAGAAGTGAAGAAGTGAAAGTCAGTAAAACGTCAATCTGAAAAACAGACATAAATATAGTAATACAACGGTGGAGTACATAGCAGTACACATCACATGCAATTATTATTCactatattacttttttatttattatgcatATAAATCATAAAAGGTTCCAAATTAATGTAGAATAGGGTCTCTGGTAGTCACCTCGACCCCCACCTACTCCCGAGCAGTTATAGAAAGGCTTTGTTGCAGGACCTAATGGCACTATTTTATATTGCTTAGGATGTAGTGAGGAGCTGGAAATAAAATTCCAAATggtgtggaattggaaaaaaaacaaacaaacaaaacacaattctgccagttttgtgttttgttttttacagtgtttcctaTGCGGTAAGATAGACCTGTTGCCTTCAATCGCCAGGTCATTCGATTTACGACACCACACTTGTATAGTCTCtgttgcattttaatactgaaataaaCCCATATTCTAGGGGGTTACCCGTTCCTCACAACTAGGCTGTTTCTTCAGCAATCTCATGGATTTCTGCAGGGACCTGCCACGTGTCTGTATAGCCAGTAAGTGCTTATTGAAGGGAGATGTGGAGTCTTCTGACACAGTTGTTGaccaaagctacttgaacaacatgtccattcagaactgtcctcccacctctcctcctgctacctctttgaccgcctacaatctggcttccgaccccaccactcaaccgagactgcccttaccaaagtcaccaatgacctactgacagccaaaac
Proteins encoded in this region:
- the FEN1 gene encoding flap endonuclease 1 — encoded protein: MGIQGLAKLIADVAPGAIKENDIKSYFGRKVAVDASMCIYQFLIAVRQDGNMLQNEEGETTSHLMGMFYRTIRMVEHGIKPVYVFDGKPPHLKSGELAKRSERRAEAEKQLEAAQEAGEVENIEKFNKRLVKVTKQHNDECKKLLSLMGIPYVDAPCEAEATCAALVKAGKVYAAATEDMDALTFGTPLLLRHLTTSEAKKLPIQEFHLNRILEDVGMTQDQFIDLCILLGSDYCETIRGIGPKRAIDLIRQHKSIEEMMDNIDLKKYPVPENWLHKEARQLFLEPEVVDVNGVELKWTDPEEDALVAFMCGEKQFSEDRIRNGAKKLTKNRHGSTQGRLDDFFKVTGSISSTKRKENDAKGSAKKKAKTASTPSRKFKKGK